CCCTGGGACAGTGGAGGATATCATCGTTCCGATCATTGAGAAGCACGCGGGAAAACAATGCGGGAAAGACTTTGATGTGTGTTTTCAGCCGGAATTCCTTCGCGAAGGTTCTTCCATCAAAGATTATGATAATCCGCCGTTTACCGTGATCGGCACAGCCTCTAAACGGGCAGAAAAAGTCCTGCATGATTTATTCGGCCATTTACCGTGCGAATTTCTTGTGACATCGATACGCACGGCTGAGATGTTGAAATATGCCTGCAACATTTTCCATGCCTTGAAAGCGACCTTTGCGAACGAGGTGGGGCGTCTTTCCCAGGCTATGGGGGTGGATTCTCATGCCGTGATGGAGATGGTCTGTCGTGATACACGTCTGAACATTTCGCCAGCGTACTTGCGACCTGGGTTTGCCTTTGGAGGATCGTGCTTGCCCAAGGACCTCAAAGCCATGTTATATGTCGCGAAATCGAAAGATGTTTCAGTGCCGATGCTTGGGAACGTCTTAACGAGTAACGCCATTCACATCGATCATGCGATCAACATGGTACTGGAATCAGGGAAGAAGTCTATTGGCCTGATTGGATTGAGTTTTAAGAGCGGAACAGATGATTTACGAGAGAGTCCCCTCGTCGTCATGGCCGAACGATTTATCGGAAAAGGACTGAATCTTCGTATTTATGACCCGGAAGTGAATGTCGCGAGGCTTATTGGGGCTAATCGCCGGTATATCGAAGAAACCATTCCCCACATTTCCTCCTTGATGATCAAAAACTGTGAAGATCTCATCGCACAGTCAGATGTACTGATTGTTGGCCTAAGCGATAAGGCAATCATGGAAACCCTTTATCAGAACACATCTGATGAGCAGATGATCCTTGACCTGGTAAATATTCCCCAGAAGAATCGTATTCGAGGCGAATATCATGGCGTGTGCTGGTGATTCGGCTTCTTTGGTCTCCCGCAGTCTCAATTCATATCACAGCAAATAGAAATATTGATCCATGGTGTACTGTGGAAGGAATCTATTGAGATGAATAACGGTTTTGACAGAGAGAATCAAATTCAGGTGATGATCGGGATATCTGGCTGCTTGGCTATTCCCCGGTACGAGTCTTGTGCATCATGAAAATCGGTGGTGAGCTCGGTTATCGATGTCTGCGCTGGTTAAAGCCAGGAACAGCAAATCAGGATGGCACTGATCCTCCATTTTCCTATATTCAGAAAGTTAAACAGATCGTAGGCCAGGATGGGTGGGAAAGTTTACGTGGGAAAACCATCCTCGATTTTGGCTGTGGGAGCGGTGATGGATGTATTGAAATGGCTCAGCATGGGGCCACCCATGTGATTGGGCTTGATATTCGACTTCATTTGTTAGATGTCGCGAAAAGCTCGGCAGAAAGGGCAGGCGTCGCAGACAAATGCACGTTTAGTGATACCACGCAAGAGCAGGTCGATGTCATCGTGTCCATTGATGCATTCGAGCATTTTGACAATCCTATGGAAATCCTTTCGACGATGAATCGCCTCCTGGCTCCGGATGGAAGTGTGATTGTCTCCTTCGGTCCCACTTGGTACCATCCATACGGTGGGCATCTTTTTTCGATTTTTCCATGGTCGCATTTGGTCTTCAGTGAGTCTGCTCTAATTCGCTGGAGATCTGATTTCAAGCATGATGGCGCGACCCGTTTCTCCGAAGTCTCCGGCGGCCTGAACATGATAACGATCAAGCGATTCGAAGAATTGGTCCGGCAGAGCAATTTCTCCATCGAATCTTTTCGCGCAGTTCCGATAAAACCGTTGACCTGGGCCCACAATCCAATCACACGAGAGTTCACCACTTCGGCGGTCGAGTGTAAGCTTGTGAAGGAGCCCGAGGGATCCCGCTCTTGTCGGACTGCGAGTACAACGCCTCGTTAGACATATTCAAGACTCATCCTAAGTCGGGACTCGGGAAAATCAGTTGGTGCATTGTTTCCCAAGTTCTAACGTTGTCGCCTTCAGTTTTTGTTAACTGAACGAATCCGAAACACGAATGGAGATGAGAAGGTGATGTCGAGCATGTTCTTTTTTCCAATGTCCGATCCTGAACTCTTCATCGTCGATTTCCCGTAGGCCATGGAACCCTTACGCGTTTTAATGTATTCGCAGCGGTTTCCTTTTCCTATGGATACCGGAGGGAAAATCCGAACTGGGCAGTTGCTCAAACGATTACATCAACGATTTCATATTACCCTCATTACTAATATGGAGGAGGAAAAAGATCGTCAATATATCGATGAAGTCGCCACGCTGTGTTCTGAGTATCATGCCATCGGTTGGAAAGAAGTTCCGAAATTTAGTCCGAAATTTTTCATGAACGTTCTTCTACGTTTATTTTCTGCGAGACCGATTACCGTCTTAAATGATTATTCGCAGGACGTCGAACGGAAATTGCACGACTTAATCATGGAGGAGAGATTCGACTTAGTTATTTGTGACTTTTTGCAGCCGAGCATTAACTTCGAACACATCAGGACGCTTCCCTCCATTCTCTTCGAGCATAATGTGGAATATGTCATCCCGCAAAGACATTATCTGACGAGCCGAAACCCGCTTTTGCGTTGGTTTTGGAGGTCTCAGTGGAAAAAAATGGAACGTTACGAAAAAGAAGCCTG
The genomic region above belongs to Nitrospirales bacterium and contains:
- a CDS encoding nucleotide sugar dehydrogenase: MKVSIFGLGYVGAVSLGCLARDGHQVVGVDLDQTKLDLIRKGATPIIEEGMEELMRHAGSCGRVEVTNNASDGVHRSEVSFVCVGTPARSNGSQDLTAIQRLSEQVGEAMRTKTDYHVFVIRSTVFPGTVEDIIVPIIEKHAGKQCGKDFDVCFQPEFLREGSSIKDYDNPPFTVIGTASKRAEKVLHDLFGHLPCEFLVTSIRTAEMLKYACNIFHALKATFANEVGRLSQAMGVDSHAVMEMVCRDTRLNISPAYLRPGFAFGGSCLPKDLKAMLYVAKSKDVSVPMLGNVLTSNAIHIDHAINMVLESGKKSIGLIGLSFKSGTDDLRESPLVVMAERFIGKGLNLRIYDPEVNVARLIGANRRYIEETIPHISSLMIKNCEDLIAQSDVLIVGLSDKAIMETLYQNTSDEQMILDLVNIPQKNRIRGEYHGVCW
- a CDS encoding class I SAM-dependent methyltransferase; the encoded protein is MKIGGELGYRCLRWLKPGTANQDGTDPPFSYIQKVKQIVGQDGWESLRGKTILDFGCGSGDGCIEMAQHGATHVIGLDIRLHLLDVAKSSAERAGVADKCTFSDTTQEQVDVIVSIDAFEHFDNPMEILSTMNRLLAPDGSVIVSFGPTWYHPYGGHLFSIFPWSHLVFSESALIRWRSDFKHDGATRFSEVSGGLNMITIKRFEELVRQSNFSIESFRAVPIKPLTWAHNPITREFTTSAVECKLVKEPEGSRSCRTASTTPR